ATTTGATCACTGGTTCTGATGACTCCACTGCAAAAGTATGTTTTTGTACCCCACTGTATATTTTGAATGTTTGGTTGTTCTATGTGGTCCTAAGGCGCTACATTTTATGGCAAACTAGGTGTGGGACTACCAAACAAAGAGCTGTGTTCAGACACTTGAAGGGCATACACATAACATCTCTGCTGTCTGTTTCCATCCTGAACTTCCTATAATCATTACTGGATCAGAAGATGGCACAGTTCGTATATGGCATTCGACGACTTATAGGTTGCTTTTATCTCTATGGTTGCAGTTAATTTAACTAAAACTGAAGTACTATTTGTTTTGCTTACTGAAATCACAAATGTTGTCTGTTTGTTAAATTATTTATGCCTCTGTGATAATCTGGAAAACATGTTATACTGATTAATAAGTCTGAACACTACTTGTGTTACTCGTAGAATTTTGTCAATGTGAGATGTTCTTGTTCTTATTTCATTAATTTTTTTGTAGACTTGAGAACACACTAAACTATGGCCTTGAGAGAGTTTGGGCTGTTGGATACATGAAGGGATCAAGAAGGTAAGTGTAGGATCATTTGCATTCTACTGTTTCTCCAATAGTGCCGTCAGTTATAATGGAGTAATGGATGCTAACTATTAATATAGTACTTTGTACTTTTGATTAGAAGTGTCATACACAACGTGTTTCTTAATGGTGGATATGTAATAGTTGTGTAGTGCTTCTTGTAAATGAACTCGAAATACTCTTTATCAATTACGTTATGTTTGATTTCGAGAGAGTATCATTAAAGTTGGCTGAGACCTTCACAGGCAACGTGGTATGGTTGATTGCATTACCATATCTGTTCCACACTTCATCAAAACCCAATATGTTGACTGATGGCAGTTGCTATAATTTCATGTCTTCTATCCTGTTCGCTTTTTATCTTTCTTGCAATGTTGATGCCAGAAAGTCATTCACATTCTTCATATATTTGGATAGCTAGGAGATCCTATTTATATGCATTCTCTATTTTTTCCCCAATTTTGTGCTACTATGTATTTTCTGATTTTGAAAAGTATACTGTTTGGCTATCGTCTAGGATGGTGATTGGATATGATGAGGGAACTATTATGATAAAAATGGGCCGTGAAGTACCTGTAGCGAGTATGGATACCAGTGGGAAAATCATTTGGGCGAAACATAATGAAATACAAACTGTAAATATTAAGACTGTTGGTGCAGGCTTTGAGGTAAGTTGGTCTCTTTCATTATAGAATGAAATAACTGAAAATGCACTTGCTGACTGATTATTTTCTTCTGCAAATCAGATCACAGATGGAGAAAGATTACCCCTGGCTTTAAAGGAGTTAGGAAGCTGTGATCTATACCCGCAGGTACTTTCGGATGCTACTATGCTCTTTTGCACTTAAAATTTGTTACTACTATAGATTTATAGTGTGGTTAAATGGTTGaacttgttttcctttttatttggCAGTGATCATTTTCCTTTAATCTAATTTTGATTAATCTTTTGGTTTGGTCAGAGCTTGAAGCATAACCCTAATGGCCGATTCGTTGTCGTATGTGGAGATGGCGAATACATAATTTATACTGCATTGGCTTGGAGGAATAGATCATTTGGATCTGCATTGGAATTTGTTTGGTCATCAGATGGAGAATACGCAATCAGGGAAAGCACATCAAGAATAAAAATTTTCAATAAATCATTTCAGGTAGGTGGTCTACTGAACTTCTATAATGAATTGCTTTCTCAGATGCAAGTGTCTCATTTCTTCCATAATTACCTCAGCCCTACTGTTTTGGCATCTGCAAATATGCACCCTGCACCTATGCACCTGACTCTTCTAGTATTCTTTCCTTCCATTAATCAACTAAGGTTTCTTTACTCTGGAGTCTGGAGTTAATTTAGTAGGCCTATTAGAAGTAGAAGGTGCTCTGGTGCAATCCTTACCGACAGAAAAAGATTGCACTCGGGTTGATAATAATCGAGTGCCATTACTTCGTCGGTCCGAACCAAGGAATCCGTTAGAAATGTTTTGAAATGGATATTGTTCTCTCTTTGATTAGGGATTGCTATATGAAAAGAAGTGGAGTTTGAAAAAGGGAACGGAATGGTCAAACCGGAACTGCTAGAGGAACGAATTTTCAATAGCATAACTTGGGCTCCTTTTCGTGCTTAAAATAATATCTTTCAGTCGGCACACTCTTCGTTCTCGAGCGAATCAATTTCTCGGAACTTAGCCACCGGAATTCTTATCGACCAAAGAGAAACTCTACACATGCTATTTGATTTGTGCGCTTAGTTTGTTTGCCCATGATTTCTTAAACTAAGGCTTGCATTTTATTCAAGATCTATTATTTACACTCCTTTAGTCCTATTGCACTGTCATGGACAGTCGGCTGGGCCAACTGTGCCTATTCGCCCAGATCCATTAGGGTTAGGGCTGGAGATAGGATTAGATATATTGCTTAGGGGTTTGGGCCTATTTATGCTCCATGTATTGCACCTTGTCCGTCCACATTCATAAGCCATTCAGCTGCCCTAGACATTGTAGAAGTGAAGGTAACATTGCTATGTGATCGAGGTGCCTTTTCTTGTgggttttccaaaaaaaaatgtctTTATGGCATTTTCATTGTGTCCTGACTTGAATTATCTGATTTTCAGGAGAAGAAAAGTATCCGCCCTTCATTTTCAGCGGAGCGTATTTTTGGTGGGGTATTGTTGGCAATGTGTTCTAGTGACTTCATTTGCTTTTATGACTGGGCTGATTGCAGACTAATACGTCGAATTGATGTCACTGTTAAGGTGGGtcaattattattttctttGGTGGGAATTTCAAATGTATGAGTTTACTATTAACCTTTCTATACTATGCACTTGTAGAACCTTTACTGGGCTGATAGCGGTGACCTAGTTGCAATAGCAAGTGATACGTCATTCTACATCCTCAAGTACAATGTAAGATATTGTATCCTTAAATTATTGTTTTGCTTCCTTCTCCAGTTCTCCATTTTGCGATGGATGGGGATGATGACACAATAATTGTTGATTTGTGCTCTGCAGAGAGATGTTGTTGCTTCTTATCTAGAAGGTGGAAAGCCTGTGGATGAAGAAGGTGTCGAAGATGCTTTTGAGCTGCTTCATGAGGTCAATGAGAGAGTGCGAACTGGGATTTGGGTTGGAGACTGCTTCATATATAACAATTCATCTTGGCGCCTAAATTATTGTGTTGGTGGAGAGGTAAAGATAGTGTattcttctgttgttttctctaTATGGGCACATTATGTGTCGTAACTTCATTTGTTTACATAGTTATAAGCTTTACATTTACAGGTCACCACAATGTATCACTTGGATCGCCCGATGTATCTGTTGGGATATCTTGCGAACCAAAGTCGAGTTTATCTAATTGACAAGGAGTTTAAGTACGTTTGTTTGAAAATATTACTTCCTTTACTCTGTAGCATCTGTTGTTGATTTCTGTGACTAACTATATACTTGTTGCAGTGTCATTGGGTACACATTACTTCTCAGTTTGATTGAGTACAAGACCCTTGTGATGCGCGGGGATTTGGAACGTGCAAATGAAATTTTACCATCCATACCAAAGGCACAATATAATAGGTTTGTGGTTATTATTTTGTGCCAAAATGATTAATTAATTTGTTTctattcttttttgttttcctaATTTATCTTTGCTTTAGAGTTTAGACACTTGTTCTATTTTAAAATTGTCATACATGCTAAACTGATATATGTATTGTCACATCTAAATAGACTCCTTTTGGGGTACGTACATATAGTCAAGTTGTAAAAACTACATGTCGACTTTATGGTGTATCTTCATAATTAACTGACTAATGAAAGTGTCAGACTACTGAATAAATAAACTTAGCTTTCATCATCGGTTGTGTTTTTTGTCCCACTTTATTGTCTGATCTCCAGTTCTGGTTTCCCCCTCATGTGGCAGTGTCGCTCATTTCTTGGAGTCTAGAGGTATGTTGGAAGAGGCTCTTGAGATAGCCACTGATGCTGACTACAAGTTTGATCTAGCTGTGCAGCTTGGAAAATTAGATGTTGCAAAGGTACTGAACAGATTGTCTCTTTTTTCCTCTTAATGTTGTAGAGTATATTTTGAGGTATTATATGCTTTGTTGCTGCAAGATTTCAATCTAAGTAACATACATGGTAAAAAATCGTGGTTATTTACTGTACAGGCTATCGCCACAGAAGCACAAAGTGAATCTAAATGGAAGCAGTTGGGCGAACTCGCCATGTCTACAGGCAAGGTAGGCTCCTAAACGGCTAAACCTTATGCAATGGTGTTGGTACTGCAACTTGTAAATAACTATTGCTAGGGAATAAATTTTCTTGATAGAATACCACTCCTGTAGTGTGAGATGTGATCTAATGGTTTTGGATTGGATTTTTTTGTCTTTTCAAAACTAGACAAAACATAATTTTCTTGCCAAATCTCTCTAGGTAAGTTGGGAATAGGTAATGGCCAATATTGCAACTAGGGATGCAAGTCACCCAATGGGGAGTTTCTGGATCGCAGCCTCAGTTCATTTGCATCCCATTCCTTTTAATTGAAACCTGGATTAATTTAATTGAATGTTTTTTGGTTGGGTTGACCTACATAAATGAAAACTTGCATCCCTAATTGCAACATTTTATGTCAATTGAGAAATAACCTATATCAACATATTCCATCTGTATTAGCTCATGCATGCTTACTGGTGTGACTTTGCCATTACAGCTAGAGATGGCGGAAGAATGCCTTCTTCAAGCGAAGGATTTAAGTGGCTTGTTGTTATTATACTCATCTCTCGGAGATGCTGAAGGAATCGAAAAGCTTGCTTCTTTATCAAAAGAACATGGAAAAAACAATGTTGCTTTCCTCTGCCTTTTTATGCTTGGTAAATTGGAAGATTGCATACAGTTGCTCATAGACAGGTACATCTTGTTGGctctgattaaatccttgtgGCGTGCTTCCTTTCAGAGTGCTAAATTTACATTATCTTGTGTATTCTACAGCAATCGTATACCTGAAGCTGCGTTAATGGCGCGTTCATATCTTCCTAGCAAAGTCTCAGAGATAGTAGCAATTTGGAGAAATGACCTCTGTAAAGTAATTTCTTAATCTTCTGTTCTCAGTCTCAGTTCTGAAAAGCATGATGCCATTAAAAGAATGATATTATCTTAACTCCGTTTATCTGTTCCTTGTATGCAGGTTAATCCTAAAGCTGCAGAGTCTCTGGCAGATCCTTCTGAGTATCCAAATTTATTTGACGATTGGCAGGTTGCGCTAACTGtagaaaaaaatgttgcatctcAAAGGTAATAATTATCACACAAACTGTTCTAAAGTATTTGCTTATAATTATCATAGAATCATAGcagttgctcatatttgttCCAGAGTAATGTCACAAATATATCATAACATCTGTGCTAACTCATAGTTTTTTATTAAGCAAACTTTTTGCAATACTAAGGCTTTATGTGCAGGGGCCACTATCCTCCTGCTGATGAGTACTTGAACCATGCTGAGAAGTCAGATACTACTCTTGTGGAGGCTTTCAAAAGGATGCAGATAATTGAGGATGATGAATCTGTAGACCCAGCTGAGGAAAACGGAGAGCCTGATCAAGAGGTATAGCATGTGAATTTGGCTTATTATCAACTCTCAACTATGTGCTATGGTGTTAAAAATACTTGTACTATTATGCCGATCCATTTTCACATCAGCGAGTTTTCCTCAGGTCTTGATTGATATACTGTTGTCTCATTATTTAACCTTGTTGATGACTGTTATACCATGTTTGTtaattttttgcaaaaaattaATATCATTGTTCTCAGGCATTGGAAGAGAATGAAATGGAGAACACAGATGAAGCTGTCCCAGTTGATGCTGATGAACATGAAGAGACATCTCTTGTAAATGGAAATGAGGATGAGGACCAGCCGAGTACAAATAATGAAGGAGCTGCGTCAGCCTAAAAGAATAGTTTCGCAAATGTGAAAACCCAAGTTTTGTCTATGGTGATTCACTAGCTTTGCCTCCGAGTTCTAGAACAGTTAAACCCAGTGTAGCCCAAATTTCAGATAACAAACCCAATTATCTCAGTAAGCACCTTTGGCATTTGATTAGGATGTTAAAATGCAATTATATATTACCATCTTGTCAACTcacctctccttttttttgaCCTTTTTAATATTTGTGCTCCTTTAACTCCTGCTTACTGCAAAAAACCTGATTAGTTTTGCAGAATATAATGTCATTGGGACCTTAGAATTTGAGAATGCCTACGAGCAAATGCCTAAAGACATAACACACTTTTAGATACTTTATTATTGATTCCAGAATGGACTTTTTTTTTGCCATCAGTAATTagttcttgtttttcttcttgcaGTGAACATGAACAGGGGCAGAGGGACGCACAGCTCATTGGGTGCACATATTCTTTCTGAGGGTGCCAGCCAATTCAGAAGCACTGGAAACTGTTGATGCTAGTGCCATCTGAGCTACGTTTTGCTTGTGGACCAAACTTGACAAATGGAAGCATGCTAGATACCTGATGTCAATCTGACCATCCTGGCAACGCTTCTCCTGGCAACAGCATAGGCAATTCTTCTTGCAACATTAACACACCCAATTTCCATGCCCTGAAATCATTAGATCGGGTGGGAGAACCAGTTGTAATGAATAGCGGTTTGAATAATTCTTATAGAGATATGTAGTATATGCCAGGTTACCATAGCCATGCCTTCTTCTAGGAGATCACAGTTTTTGCTAGCCATTCAATGTAATTTGATGTTATTCGATAAGGTTACATGTAGTATATGATTGCGGGCTGAAAGCTTGCCCATGTATGATTCCCTTGGGGGTTTAGCTTCGGATTCTGTTTTGCTTGTTTACCAGTGCAGGTTCTTGCAAGGTTTCGAAGGTAATAATGTTCTGTTTTATAAGGTTGGACTCAGAAGTGCACTTCACTCTTAACACCAAGTGCATGGGTTGTTCCAAATATTGACAGCTAAGAATATGCTCTGGAGCAGTACATGTCGATGGTTTTCAACCATGATCTTCGAAAGTTATTCTGGTACTGGTTGGGGCAACATGCAGCACTAACTTCCCTGCTAGGTGACTGAGTACCTGCAGAGTTGAGACCGTAGAACATGCTGAAAGTCGTTCGCAGAAGGTACGAGAGATTCGGATCATTTGTAGTGCCACAAAAGTAGATCTAGCTATGGCCCCTTTGACTGGGGAGCAATGGAGCATCCGATCTGATCCACAGGCAAGGTGCATTCTGACGAAATAAACGGAAAGGTAAAACTTATTGGTCAGCATGCTTGGAGACCTGTGTCAAACGAAATGCATTTTGAGCCACCAGCCCACAATCACCAAAGAAAAGAGGATGTCACTACCTCGAAAGGATTCTTCGTTTCCATGAGAGTTTCCACAACAAGAACAACGACGACATTGGAAAGGAGTGACTTATCCATGTGAGGTGAATTTTAAGGTACTGAGCACTGACCCTCCAGTTTACATGATGGATGCTTTTGAAGAAGAGCTTCATTTGACTCAGGAACTGTCATACGTGTATGGCACTTGAGACTAATAGCGCCCGATCATCATCAACCTTCTCCTTCCTGTCAGCCCAACCTCTCCTTTCTACTCCCATGGCCATACTGTCAACCCAACCTCTCCTTTCTACTCTGATCAAGCCAACTTGAGATACGAACAAAACGACCCTGGAAGAAAGTTATGATTTGAAAGCAATGTGATCCCTGACGAAAAGCATGGGAACAGTCGAAAGCC
Above is a genomic segment from Setaria viridis chromosome 4, Setaria_viridis_v4.0, whole genome shotgun sequence containing:
- the LOC117853920 gene encoding coatomer subunit beta'-1, which codes for MPLRLEIKRKFAQRSERVKSVDLHPTEPWILSSLYSGSVCIWDYQAQAMVKSFEVSELPVRSAKFVSRKQWVVAGADDMFIRVYNYNTMDKVKVFEAHTDYIRCVAVHPTLPYVLSSSDDMLIKLWDWDKGWMCTQIFEGHSHYVMQVTFNPKDTNTFASASLDRTTKIWSLGSPDPNFTLDGHQKGVNCVDYFTGGDRPYLITGSDDSTAKVWDYQTKSCVQTLEGHTHNISAVCFHPELPIIITGSEDGTVRIWHSTTYRLENTLNYGLERVWAVGYMKGSRRMVIGYDEGTIMIKMGREVPVASMDTSGKIIWAKHNEIQTVNIKTVGAGFEITDGERLPLALKELGSCDLYPQSLKHNPNGRFVVVCGDGEYIIYTALAWRNRSFGSALEFVWSSDGEYAIRESTSRIKIFNKSFQEKKSIRPSFSAERIFGGVLLAMCSSDFICFYDWADCRLIRRIDVTVKNLYWADSGDLVAIASDTSFYILKYNRDVVASYLEGGKPVDEEGVEDAFELLHEVNERVRTGIWVGDCFIYNNSSWRLNYCVGGEVTTMYHLDRPMYLLGYLANQSRVYLIDKEFNVIGYTLLLSLIEYKTLVMRGDLERANEILPSIPKAQYNSVAHFLESRGMLEEALEIATDADYKFDLAVQLGKLDVAKAIATEAQSESKWKQLGELAMSTGKLEMAEECLLQAKDLSGLLLLYSSLGDAEGIEKLASLSKEHGKNNVAFLCLFMLGKLEDCIQLLIDSNRIPEAALMARSYLPSKVSEIVAIWRNDLCKVNPKAAESLADPSEYPNLFDDWQVALTVEKNVASQRGHYPPADEYLNHAEKSDTTLVEAFKRMQIIEDDESVDPAEENGEPDQEALEENEMENTDEAVPVDADEHEETSLVNGNEDEDQPSTNNEGAASA